From a single Anomaloglossus baeobatrachus isolate aAnoBae1 chromosome 8, aAnoBae1.hap1, whole genome shotgun sequence genomic region:
- the LOC142250049 gene encoding general transcription factor II-I repeat domain-containing protein 2A-like, whose translation MCSEKSDLFSTISLSGSTITQRIEEIGDNLHQHLQNFARKLSYFSLAIDESNDVRDSAQLLIFIHGMNDNFEVMEELGALQSIKGTTTGEDIYEKLSQTVKDLELDWAKLASVTTDGAPSIVGSKKGVIARINQEMDKQVRWLSRGRVLRHFYDLLPQITDFMLSENKEVPELNDAEWKWHLAFLTDVTELLNSLNVQLQGKGKLICDMQSHVKAFEKRVNSLEKLQKEFQFRFKELHLHEQNIQLFRNPFYIDIENVDAIYQMELAELQNCDSLKDAFKASSLLNFYASLSSETYPNLRNHALKMATIFGSTYVCEQTFSRMKHLKSPTRSRLTDVHLHHLLRLAVTNMEPDIDHLISQKQAHTSH comes from the exons ATGTGTTCAGAAAAGTCAGACTTATTTAGTACAATTAGTCTTTCAGGATCTACAATTACACAAAGGATTGAAGAAATAGGAGACAATTTGCATCAGCATTTGCAAAACTTCGCAAGAAAACTTTCTTATTTTTCCTTGGCAATTGACGAGAGCAATGATGTTCGTGATTCTGCGCAACTTCTAATTTTTATTCATGGGATGAATGACAATTTCGAAGTCATGGAAGAGCTTGGTGCACTGCAAAGCATCAAAGGAACAACTACAGGAGAGGATATCTATGAAAAGCTTTCCCAAACTGTGAAGGATTTGGAGCTGGATTGGGCTAAACTAGCCAGTGTGACTACTGATGGTGCGCCTAGCATAGTGGGGTCTAAGAAAGGAGTAATTGCTCGCATTAACCAAGAGATGGACAAAC AAGTCCGTTGGCTGAGTCGAGGGAGAGTTTTGAGACATTTTTATGACTTACTTCCACAGATTACAGATTTTATGCTTTCAGAAAACAAAGAAGTACCAGAGCTCAATGATGCAGAATGGAAATGGCACCTCGCCTTTCTGACAGATGTAACAGAGCTACTCAACAGTTTAAATGTGCAACTTCAAGGAAAAGGGAAGCTCATCTGTGATATGCAATCACATGTGAAAGCATTTGAA AAACGTGTGAATTCACTGGAAAAGTTGCAAAAGGAGTTTCAATTCAGATTTAAAGAGCTTCATCTCCATGAACAGAATATACAGCTTTTCCGTAACCCATTTTATATTGACATTGAAAATGTGGATGCAATTTACCAAATGGAACTGGCTGAATTGCAGAATTGTGACTCTCTGAAAGATGCATTCAAGGCAAGCAGCTTGCTTAACTTCTATGCATCTCTCTCCTCTGAGACCTATCCTAATCTCAGGAATCATGCACTCAAAATGGCAACAATCTTTGGCAGCACTTATGTTTGTGAACAGACTTTTTCCAGAATGAAACATCTGAAATCTCCAACCAGATCTAGACTAACCGATGTGCACTTGCATCACTTGTTACGGCTAGCAGTGACAAATATGGAACCGGACATTGACCATCTCATTAGCCAAAAGCAGGCCCATACTTCACATTGA